One stretch of Zingiber officinale cultivar Zhangliang chromosome 6B, Zo_v1.1, whole genome shotgun sequence DNA includes these proteins:
- the LOC121992530 gene encoding ankyrin repeat-containing protein At2g01680-like, giving the protein MEEGRSHDTMDPELWKAATSGDTTFIEGVIRTDKMRLGKATIDGNSALHIAAKHGYVEIARKVSELEEPSLLQLPNESGDTPLHLASAAGHLDIVNLFIERHERLRQHHRPSSGGVEEDGMPMDNEIGNTARHAATIGGHVSVVERLPCAAPESVPPGILKERHRPSSDGVEKDGMPMDSEIGNTDLNAATIRGHVSVVERRFPLVKLVHRRMMRKKPPRPPSDGVEKDGMLMDNKIGNTALHAAIIGGHVSVVERLLSSAPKLVTMTNRYCVSALYMAAERDLPDIVEKILAVSDEEVSHEGPRDQTALHAAVLRSHKITNMILDKNIPSCLRHQDEDSKSTPLHFAAAQGDVAMLRLLLERDATAGYMKDEHGFAIIHIAASVGDRNMIEEILVRCPDALEQKNNKGRNFVHVAVKKKNLNVVEYVLNSSPSAKELLNEQDRVGNTPLHLAVLAKDQKMIRVLLSSRIANSALMNSSGFTPVDLASLNFRTGVSLRMYNIMTDLISYGSRFSPQRVDHIRNHMRKSQDEEIDRYRALTNNLAIVAVLIATVTFAAAFTLPGGYRNDSGSDEGMAILSSRAAFKAFLISDTLAMASSITVALVLIYSGSLDHDVRLQSLMTAMKLVWVAVGSLSVAFATGVYSVVGPDSEWVAILVILIVCSPPLVAILVAYRHSSGYLKMKLGYSLGQKRVNRDPATGGNSKSVHLRILQREFIRSQTFDHMKFTTPHNSQPAQALSPSASQIPSASPSSSQILSLPPSPTTIRNSPI; this is encoded by the exons ATGGAGGAAGGGAGGAGCCACGATACCATGGACCCGGAATTGTGGAAGGCAGCAACCTCCGGAGATACAACATTCATTGAAGGAGTTATTCGAACAGACAAGATGCGCCTTGGCAAGGCTACCATCGATGGCAACTCGGCGCTGCACATCGCCGCAAAGCACGGCTATGTGGAGATCGCCAGGAAAGTGAGCGAGCTAGAGGAGCCTTCCCTCCTCCAGCTGCCCAACGAGAGCGGAGATACGCCCCTGCACTTGGCGTCGGCCGCCGGCCATCTCGATATAGTGAATCTTTTCATCGAGCGACATGAGCGACTTAGGCAGCACCACCGGCCGTCATCTGGTGGTGTTGAGGAAGACGGGATGCCGATGGACAACGAAATCGGGAACACCGCCCGACATGCGGCAACCATCGGTGGCCATGTCTCTGTTGTGGAACGGCTTCCGTGTGCCGCTCCCGAGAGTGTGCCCCCTGGGATCCTCAAGGAGCGCCATCGGCCGTCATCTGATGGTGTTGAGAAAGACGGGATGCCGATGGACAGCGAAATCGGGAACACCGACCTAAATGCGGCAACCATCCGTGGCCATGTCTCTGTTGTGGAACGGCGGTTTCCTTTGGTCAAGCTTGTGCACCGTCGGATGATGCGCAAGAAGCCCCCTCGGCCACCATCTGATGGTGTTGAGAAAGACGGGATGCTGATGGACAACAAGATCGGGAACACCGCCCTACATGCGGCGATCATAGGTGGCCATGTCTCTGTTGTGGAACGGCTTCTGTCGTCGGCTCCCAAACTGGTGACCATGACCAACCGATATTGCGTTTCTGCGCTCTACATGGCGGCCGAGAGGGATTTGCCAGATATTGTGGAGAAAATACTGGCAGTCTCCGACGAAGAAGTCTCGCACGAAGGGCCTCGTGATCAGACGGCACTACACGCTGCTGTACTTAGAAGCCACA AAATAACAAATATGATACTAGACAAGAATATTCCTTCGTGTCTGAGACATCAAGATGAAGACTCCAAAAGCACTCCGCTTCACTTTGCAGCGGCCCAGGGAGATGTTGCCATGCTGCGGTTGCTTCTGGAACGAGATGCCACTGCAGGTTACATGAAGGACGAACATGGTTTCGCCATCATCCACATCGCAGCAAGTGTAGGCGACCGGAACATGATCGAGGAGATTTTGGTGCGTTGCCCTGATGCCTTGGAACAGAAGAACAACAAAGGACGCAACTTTGTTCATGTGGCCGTCAAGAAGAAGAATCTAAATGTGGTGGAGTACGTTCTCAATTCTTCTCCCTCGGCCAAAGAGCTCCTCAATGAACAAGATCGTGTAGGAAACACGCCTTTGCATCTTGCGGTTCTTGCAAAAGACCAGAAGATGATTCGAGTGTTGTTAAGCAGTCGAATCGCGAACTCTGCCCTCATGAACAGCTCAGGTTTCACACCGGTCGACCTTGCTTCCTTGAATTTCAGAACAGGAGTCAGCCTTCGGATG TATAACATTATGACAGATTTAATCTCATACGGTTCGCGTTTCAGTCCGCAACGAGTCGATCACATAAGAAACCACATGCGGAAAAGTCAAGATGAAGAAATAGATCGGTATCGAGCATTGACCAACAATCTTGCTATCGTTGCTGTGCTCATCGCAACAGTCACCTTCGCAGCTGCATTCACCTTACCAGGAGGATACAGGAACGATTCTGGATCAGATGAAGGGATGGCCATTCTATCGAGCAGAGCTGCCTTCAAGGCATTCTTGATCTCAGACACCTTAGCCATGGCTAGCTCCATCACAGTAGCACTCGTACTGATATATTCTGGTTCTCTAGATCATGATGTCCGGTTGCAGTCCCTTATGACTGCAATGAAGTTAGTGTGGGTTGCAGTTGGCTCCCTCAGTGTGGCATTTGCTACCGGCGTGTACTCTGTCGTTGGGCCCGACTCTGAGTGGGTTGCAATTCTTGTGATCCTAATAGTTTGCAGTCCGCCATTGGTTGCCATTCTCGTTGCTTATCGGCATTCCTCGGGCTACTTAAAGATGAAGTTAGGTTACTCGTTGGGTCAGAAGAGGGTTAACCGAGATCCTGCTACAGGTGGGAATTCTAAGTCAGTGCATTTGAGGATATTACAACGGGAATTTATTAGATCTCAGACCTTTGATCACATGAAATTTACAACACCCCACAACTCACAGCCGGCCCAAGCACTTTCGCCATCAGCTTCGCAAATACCTTCAGCTTCGCCATCATCTTCGCAAATACTTTCGCTACCACCTTCGCCAACAACCATTAGGAACTCCCCAATCTAA